The following coding sequences are from one Xiphias gladius isolate SHS-SW01 ecotype Sanya breed wild chromosome 14, ASM1685928v1, whole genome shotgun sequence window:
- the LOC120798783 gene encoding E3 ubiquitin/ISG15 ligase TRIM25-like: MAQKGVQLDLETFSCSICLDLLKDPVTVPCGHSYCMNCIKSFWDEEDEKKIHSCPQCRQTFTPRPVLVKNTMLAALVEELKKTGLQAAPADPGYAGPEDVACDVCTVRKLKALKSCLVCLASYCETHLQPHFKSPTFEKHKLVDPSKKLQENICSRHDELMKMFCRTDQQCICYLCSVDEHKGHDTVSAAAERTERQRELELSRQQIQQRIQDRERDVKVLQREAEIINRSADKAVEDSEKIFTELIRLIEKRSSGVKQRIRSQQKTEVSQVKELQEKLEQEINELKRKDAELKQLSHTEDHNQFLRNYPSLSGLSQSTDSSSINIRPLRYFEDVTAAVSEVRDKLQDILTEKWTNILMTVTEVDVLLPQPEPKTRAEFLKYSQEITLDPNTAHTRLLLSEGNRKATLMKQHQSYPSHPDRFTTWCQVLSRESLIGRCYWEVEKGGGGVSVMVAYKDNNSVNEKCGDNDKSWALEFYKNRYDLRHNNIKTSISGPHSSRVGVYLDHSAGILSFYSVSETMTLLHRVQTTFTQPLYAGLWLYWPVGANAEFCKFQ; encoded by the coding sequence ATGGCGCAGAAAGGAGTTCAGCTGGACCTGGAAACCTTTTCCTGTTCGATCTGTCTGGATCTACTGAAGGATCCGGTGACTGTTCCCTGTGGACACAGCTACTGCATGAACTGTATTAAAAGCTTCtgggatgaagaggatgagaagaaaatCCACAGCTGCCCTCAGTGTAGGCAGACCTTCACACCGAGGCCTGTCCTGGTGAAAAACACCATGTTAGCAGCTTtggtggaggagctgaagaaaaCGGGACTCCAAGCTGCTCCTGCTGATCCCGGCTATGCTGGACCTGAAGATGTGGCCTGTGATGTCTGCACTGTGAGAAAACTGAAAGCTCTGAAATCCTGTTTGGTGTGTCTGGCATCTTACTGTGAGACACACCTACAGCCCCATTTTAAATCAcctacatttgaaaaacacaagctgGTGGACCCCTCCAAGAAGCTCCAGGAGAACATCTGCTCTCGTCATGATGAATTGATGAAGATGTTCTGCCGCACTGATCAGCAGTGTATCTGTTATCTCTGCTCTGTGGATGAACATAAAGGCCACGACACAgtctcagctgctgcagaaaggactgagaggcagagagagctggagctgAGTCGACAACAAATCCAGCAGAGAAtccaggacagagagagagatgtgaaggTGCTTCAACGGGAGGCGGAGATCATCAATCGCTCTGCTGATAAAGCAGTGGAGGACAGTGAGAAGATCTTCACTGAGCTGATCCGTCTCATCGAGAAAAGAAGCTCTGGTGTGAAGCAGCGGATCAGATCCCAGCAGAAAACTGAAGTGAGTCAAGTCAAAGAGCTTCAGGAGAAGCTGGAGCAGGAGATCAATGAGCTGAAGAGGAAAGAcgctgagctgaagcagctctcacacacagaggatcACAACCAGTTTCTACGCAACTACCCCTCATTGTCAGGACTCAGTCAATCTACAGACTCATCCAGCATCAATATCCGTCCTCTGAGGTACTTTGAAGAtgtgacagcagctgtgtcAGAGGTCAGAGATAAACTACAGGACATTCTGACTGAGAAATGGACAAACATCTTAATGACAGTGACTGAAGTGGATGTTTTGCTGCCACAACCGGAGCCCAAGACCAGAGCTGAAttcttaaaatattcacagGAAATCACACTGGAtccaaacacagcacacacacgtcTGTTATTATCTGAGGGCaacagaaaagcaacattaaTGAAACAACATCAGTCTTATCCTAGTCACCCAGACAGATTCACTACATGGTGTCAGGTCCTGAGCAGAGAGAGTCTGATTGGACGTTGTTACTGGGAGGTGGAAAAAGGCGGGGGTGGAGTTTCAGTAATGGTTGCATACAAAGACAATAactctgtaaatgaaaaatgtggagATAATGACAAGTCTTGGGCCTTAGAATTTTACAAAAATCGTTATGACCTCAGACATAACAATATCAAAACTTCCATCTCAGGTCCTCATTCCTCCAGAGTAGGAGTGTACCTGGATCACAGTGCAGGTATTCTGTCCTTCTACAGTGTCTCTGAAACCATGACTCTACTCCACAGAGTCCAGACCACATTTACACAGCCTCTCTATGCTGGACTTTGGCTTTACTGGCCAGTTGGAGCCAATGCTGAGTTCTGTAAATtccagtag
- the LOC120798749 gene encoding E3 ubiquitin/ISG15 ligase TRIM25-like — protein MAQKGVQLDLETFSCAICLDLLKDPVAVPCGHSYCMNCIKSFWDEEDEKKIHSCPQCRQTFTPRPVLVKNTMLAALVEELKKTGLQAAPADPGYAGPEDVACDVCTVRKLKALKSCLVCLASYCETHLQPHFKSPTFEKHKLLDPSKKLQENICSRHDELMKMFCRTDQQCICYLCSVDEHKGHDTVSAAAERTERQRELELSRQQIQQRIQDRERDVKVLQQEAEAINRSADKAVEDSEKIFTELIHLIEKRSSGVKQRIRSQQKTEVSQVKELQEKLEQEINELKRKDAELKQLSHTEDHNQFLRNYPSLSGLSQSTDSSSINIRPLRYFEDVTAAVSEVRDKLQDILTEKWTNILMTVTGVDVLLPQPEPKTRAGFLKYSQEITLDPNTAHTGLLLSEGNRKATLMKQHQSYPSHPERFTKYFQVLSRESLIGRCYWEVEWRRRVYVAVAYKDIRRTGRSDECVFGFNNKSWTLNCDQMGYTFWYNSIKTPVSGPQSSRVGVYLDHSAGILSFYSVSETMTLLHRVQTTFTQPLYAGLWFSGYKGTNAEFCELK, from the coding sequence ATGGCGCAGAAAGGAGTTCAGCTGGACCTGGAAACCTTTTCCTGTGCGATCTGTCTGGATCTACTGAAGGATCCGGTGGCTGTTCCCTGTGGACACAGCTACTGCATGAACTGTATTAAAAGCTTCtgggatgaagaggatgagaagaaaatCCACAGCTGCCCTCAGTGTAGGCAGACCTTCACACCGAGGCCTGTCCTGGTGAAAAACACCATGTTAGCAGCTTtggtggaggagctgaagaaaaCTGGACTCCAAGCTGCTCCTGCTGATCCCGGCTATGCTGGACCTGAAGATGTGGCCTGTGATGTCTGCACTGTGAGAAAACTGAAAGCTCTGAAATCCTGCTTGGTGTGTCTGGCATCTTACTGTGAGACACACCTACAGCCCCATTTTAAATCAcctacatttgaaaaacacaagctgttgGACCCCTCCAAGAAGCTCCAGGAGAACATCTGCTCTCGTCATGATGAATTGATGAAGATGTTCTGCCGCACTGATCAGCAGTGTATCTGTTATCTCTGCTCTGTGGATGAACATAAAGGCCACGACACAgtctcagctgctgcagaaaggactgagaggcagagagagctggagctgAGTCGACAACAAATCCAGCAGAGAAtccaggacagagagagagatgtgaaggTGCTTCAACAGGAGGCGGAGGCCATCAATCGCTCTGCTGATAAAGCAGTGGAGGATAGTGAGAAGATCTTCACTGAGCTGATCCATCTCATCGAGAAAAGAAGCTCTGGTGTGAAGCAGCGGATCAGATCCCAGCAGAAAACTGAAGTGAGTCAAGTCAAAGAGCTTCAGGAGAAGCTGGAGCAGGAGATCAATGAGCTGAAGAGGAAAGAcgctgagctgaagcagctctcacacacagaggatcACAACCAGTTTCTACGCAACTACCCCTCATTGTCAGGACTCAGTCAATCTACAGACTCATCCAGCATCAATATCCGTCCTCTGAGGTACTTTGAAGACGTGACAGCAGCTGTGTCAGAGGTCAGAGATAAACTACAGGACATTCTGACTGAGAAATGGACAAACATCTTAATGACAGTGACTGGAGTGGATGTTTTGCTGCCACAACCGGAGCCCAAGACCAGAGCTGGAttcttaaaatattcacagGAAATCACACTGGAtccaaacacagcacacacaggtCTGTTATTATCTgagggaaacagaaaagcaacattaaTGAAACAACATCAGTCTTATCCTAGTCACCCAGAAAGATTCACTAAATATTTTCAGGTCCTGAGTAGAGAGAGTCTGATTGGACGTTGTTACTGGGAGGTGGAGTGGAGAAGAAGAGTTTATGTAGCAGTCGCATACAAGGATATAAGGAGAACGGGGAGATCGGATGAATGTGTATTTGGATTCAATAACAAATCTTGGACATTAAATTGTGACCAAATGGGTTATACGTTCTGGTATAACAGCATCAAGACTCCAGTCTCAGGTCCTCAGTCCTCCAGAGTAGGAGTGTACCTGGATCACAGTGCAGGTATTCTGTCCTTCTACAGTGTCTCTGAAACCATGACTCTCCTCCACAGAGTCCAGACCACATTCACTCAGCCTCTCTATGCTGGACTGTGGTTTAGTGGATATAAAGGAACCAATGCTGAGTTCTGTGAACTCAAATAG
- the LOC120798814 gene encoding tripartite motif-containing protein 16-like — protein sequence MAQKGVQLDLETFSCAICLDLLKDPVAVPCGHSYCMNCIKSFWDEEDEKKIHSCPQCRQTLTPRPVLVKNTMLAALVEELKKTGLQAAPADPGYAGPEDVACDVCTVRKLKAVKSCLICLVSYCDKHLQPHYESPAFENHKLVDPSKKLQENICSRHDELMKMFCRTDQQCICYLCSVDEHKGHDTVSAAAERTERQRELELSRQQIQQRIQDRERDVKVLQQEAEAINRSADKAVEDSEKIFTELIRLIEKRSSGVKQQIRSQQKTEVSQVKELQEKLEQEINELKRKDAELKQLSHTEDHNQFLRNYPSLSGFSQSTDSSSINIRPLRYFEDVTAAVSGVRDKLQDILTEKWMKISLTEAEMDVPPSHPQPEPKTRAGFLKYSQEITLDPNTAHTRLLLSEGNRKATLMSQRQSCPSHPDRFIRWRQVLSKESLIGRCYWEVEWRRRVFVAVAYKNISGAERLDECVFGLNNKSWALNCDQMGYTFWYNSIKTPVSGPQSSRVGVYLDHSAGILSFYSVSETMTLLHRVQTTFTQPLYAGLWLYWQVGANAEFCKFQ from the coding sequence ATGGCGCAGAAAGGAGTTCAGCTGGACCTGGAAACCTTTTCCTGTGCGATCTGTCTGGATCTACTGAAGGATCCGGTGGCTGTTCCCTGTGGACACAGCTACTGCATGAACTGTATTAAAAGCTTCtgggatgaagaggatgagaagaaaatCCACAGCTGCCCTCAGTGTAGGCAGACCTTGACACCGAGGCCTGTCCTGGTGAAAAACACCATGTTAGCAGCTTtggtggaggagctgaagaaaaCTGGACTCCAAGCTGCTCCTGCTGATCCCGGCTATGCTGGACCTGAAGATGTGGCCTGTGATGTCTGCACTGTGAGAAAACTGAAAGCTGTCAAGTCCTGTTTGATTTGTCTTGTCTCTTACTGTGACAAGCACCTCCAACCTCATTATGAGTCTCCAGCCTTTGAAAATCACAAGCTGGTGGACCCCTCCAAGAAGCTCCAGGAGAACATCTGCTCTCGTCATGATGAATTGATGAAGATGTTCTGCCGCACTGATCAGCAGTGTATCTGTTATCTCTGCTCTGTGGATGAACATAAAGGCCACGACACAgtctcagctgctgcagaaaggactgagaggcagagagagctggagctgAGTCGACAACAAATCCAGCAGAGAAtccaggacagagagagagatgtgaaggTGCTTCAACAGGAGGCGGAGGCCATCAATCGCTCTGCTGATAAAGCAGTGGAGGATAGTGAGAAGATCTTCACTGAGCTGATCCGTCTCATCGAGAAAAGAAGCTCTGGTGTGAAGCAGCAGATCAGATCCCAGCAGAAAACTGAAGTGAGTCAAGTCAAAGAGCTTCAGGAGAAGCTGGAGCAGGAGATCAATGAGCTGAAGAGGAAAGAcgctgagctgaagcagctctcacacacagaggatcACAACCAGTTTCTACGCAACTACCCCTCATTGTCAGGATTCAGTCAATCTACAGACTCATCCAGCATCAATATCCGTCCTCTGAGGTACTTTGAAGAtgtgacagcagctgtgtcAGGGGTCAGAGATAAACTACAGGACATTCTCACTGAGAAATGGATGAAGATCTCATTGACAGAGGCTGAGATGGATGTTCCTCCATCACATCCACAACCGGAGCCCAAGACCAGAGCTGGAttcttaaaatattcacagGAAATCACACTGGAtccaaacacagcacacacacgtcTGTTATTATCTgagggaaacagaaaagcaacattaaTGAGTCAGCGACAGTCTTGTCCTAGTCACCCAGACAGATTCATTAGATGGCGTCAGGTCCTGAGTAAAGAGAGTCTGATTGGACGTTGTTACTGGGAGGTGGAGTGGAGAAGAAGAGTTTTTGTAGCAGTCGCATACAAGAATATCAGTGGAGCAGAAAGATTGGATGAATGTGTATTCGGACTAAATAACAAATCTTGGGCATTAAATTGTGACCAAATGGGTTATACGTTCTGGTATAACAGCATCAAGACTCCAGTCTCAGGTCCTCAGTCCTCCAGAGTAGGAGTGTACCTGGATCACAGTGCAGGTATTCTGTCCTTCTACAGTGTCTCTGAAACCATGACTCTACTCCACAGAGTCCAGACCACATTCACTCAGCCTCTCTATGCTGGACTTTGGCTTTACTGGCAAGTTGGAGCCAATGCTGAGTTCTGTAAATtccagtag